The Callospermophilus lateralis isolate mCalLat2 chromosome 3, mCalLat2.hap1, whole genome shotgun sequence genome has a segment encoding these proteins:
- the Tle3 gene encoding transducin-like enhancer protein 3 isoform X8, whose product MYPQGRHPAPHQPGQPGFKFTVAESCDRIKDEFQFLQAQYHSLKVEYDKLANEKTEMQRHYVMYYEMSYGLNIEMHKQTEIAKRLNTILAQIMPFLSQEHQQQVAQAVERAKQVTMTELNAIIGQQQLQAQHLSHATHGPPVQLPPHPSGLQPPGIPPVTGSSSGLLALGALGSQAHLSVKDEKNHHELDHRERESSANNSVSPSESLRASEKHRGSADYSMEAKKRKAEEKDSLSRYDSDGDKSDDLVVDVSNEDPATPRVSPAHSPPENGLDKARGLKKDAPTSPASVASSSSTPSSKTKDLGHNDKSSTPGLKSNTPTPRNDAPTPGTSTTPGLRSMPGKPPGMDPIGIMASALRTPISITSSYATPFAMMSHHEMNGSLTSPSAYAGLHNIPPQMSAAAAAAAAAYGRSPMVSFGAVGFDPHPPMRATGLPSSLASIPGGKPAYSFHVSADGQMQPVPFPHDALAGPGIPRHARQINTLSHGEVVCAVTISNPTRHVYTGGKGCVKIWDISQPGSKSPISQLDCLNRDNYIRSCKLLPDGRTLIVGGEASTLTIWDLASPTPRIKAELTSSAPACYALAISPDAKVCFSCCSDGNIAVWDLHNQTLVRQFQGHTDGASCIDISHDGTKLWTGGLDNTVRSWDLREGRQLQQHDFTSQIFSLGYCPTGEWLAVGMESSNVEVLHHTKPDKYQLHLHESCVLSLKFAYCGKWFVSTGKDNLLNAWRTPYGASIFQSKESSSVLSCDISADDKYIVTGSGDKKATVYEVIY is encoded by the exons ACAGAGATTGCGAAGAGACTGAACACAATTTTAGCCCAGATCATGCCCTTCCTGTCACAAGAG CACCAGCAGCAGGTGGCTCAGGCAGTGGAGCGTGCCAAGCAGGTCACCATGACAGAGCTGAACGCCATCATCGGG cagcagcagctccagGCGCAGCACCTCTCCCATGCCACGCATGGCCCCCCTGTACAACTGCCGCCCCACCCATCAGGCCTCCAGCCTCCTGGGATCCCCCCAGTGACGGGAAGCAGCTCTGGACTGCTGGCACTTGGCGCCCTGGGCAGCCAGGCCCACCTGTCGGTGAAGGATGAGAAGAACCACCATGAACTTGATCATCGAG AGAGAGAATCCAGTGCG AATAATTCAGTGTCACCCTCAGAAAGCCTCAGGGCCAGCGAGAAGCACCGGGGCTCTGCAGACTACAGCATGGAAGCCAAGAAGCGGAAGGCCGAGGAGAAGGACAGCCTGAGCCGATAC GACAGTGATGGGGACAAGAGTGATGATCTGGTGGTGGATGTTTCTAACGAG GACCCAGCAACGCCCCGGGTCAGCCCGGCACACTCCCCTCCTGAAAATGGACTGGACAAGGCCCGGGGCCTGAAAAAGGATGCCCCCACCAGCCCCGCCTCAGTGGCCTCCTCCAGCAGTACACCTTCTTCCAAGACCAAAGACCTTGGTCAT AATGACAAATCCTCAACGCCTGGCCTCAAGTCCAACACACCAACTCCAAGGAATGATGCCCCGACCCCAGGCACCAGCACAACCCCGGGGCTCCGCTCAATGCCAGGCAAACCTCCAGGCATGGACCCGATAGGTATAATGG CCTCAGCCCTGCGCACGCCTATCTCCATCACCAGCTCCTATGCCACACCCTTTGCCATGATGAGCCACCACGAGATGAACGGCTCCCTCACCAGCCCAAGCGCCTACGCTGGCCTCCACAACATCCCGCCCCAGATgagtgccgccgccgccgctgcagCTGCTGCCTATGGCCGATCGCCAATGGTGAGCTTTGGAGCT GTTGGTTTTGACCCTCACCCTCCCATGCGGGCCACAGGCCTGCCCTCGAGCCTCGCCTCTATTCCCGGAGGGAAACC AGCCTACTCTTTCCACGTGAGCGCTGATGGGCAGATGCAGCCCGTGCCCTTCCCCCATGATGCCCTGGCAGGCCCTGGTATCCCAAGGCATGCCCGCCAGATCAACACACTCAGCCACGGGGAGGTGGTGTGTGCCGTGACCATCAGCAACCCCACGCGGCACGTCTACACGGGTGGCAAGGGCTGCGTGAAGATCTGGGATATCAGCCAGCCGGGCAGTAAGAGCCCCATCTCCCAGCTGGACTGCCTG AACAGGGACAACTACATTCGCTCCTGCAAGCTACTCCCTGATGGGCGCACACTCATCGTGGGTGGAGAGGCCAGCACACTCACCATCTGGGATCTGGCCTCACCCACACCCCGCATCAAGGCTGAGCTGACGTCCTCCGCTCCTGCCTGTTACGCCCTGGCCATTAGCCCTGATGCAAAAGTCTGCTTTTCCTGCTGCAGCGATGGGAATATTGCCGTCTGGGACCTGCACAACCAGACCCTAGTCAG GCAGTTCCAGGGCCATACAGACGGGGCCAGCTGCATAGACATCTCCCACGATGGCACCAAGCTGTGGACTGGGGGCCTGGACAACACCGTGCGCTCCTGGGATCTGCGGGAGGGCCGGCAGCTGCAGCAGCATGACTTTACCTCCCAG ATCTTCTCACTAGGTTACTGCCCCACTGGGGAGTGGCTGGCTGTGGGCATGGAGAGCAGCAACGTGGAGGTATTGCACCACACCAAGCCCGACAAGTACCAGCTGCACCTGCACGAGAGCTGCGTGCTGTCCCTCAAGTTTGCCTACTGTG GCAAGTGGTTTGTGAGCACGGGGAAAGATAACCTTCTCAATGCCTGGAGGACACCTTACGGAGCCAGCATCTTCCAG tCTAAAGAATCCTCGTCTGTCTTGAGTTGTGACATTTCAGCGGATGACAAATATATTGTAACAGGCTCTGGTGACAAGAAGGCCACAGTTTATGAGGTCATCTACTAA
- the Tle3 gene encoding transducin-like enhancer protein 3 isoform X2: MYPQGRHPAPHQPGQPGFKFTVAESCDRIKDEFQFLQAQYHSLKVEYDKLANEKTEMQRHYVMYYEMSYGLNIEMHKQTEIAKRLNTILAQIMPFLSQEHQQQVAQAVERAKQVTMTELNAIIGVRGLPNLPLTQQLQAQHLSHATHGPPVQLPPHPSGLQPPGIPPVTGSSSGLLALGALGSQAHLSVKDEKNHHELDHRERESSANNSVSPSESLRASEKHRGSADYSMEAKKRKAEEKDSLSRYDSDGDKSDDLVVDVSNEDPATPRVSPAHSPPENGLDKARGLKKDAPTSPASVASSSSTPSSKTKDLGHNDKSSTPGLKSNTPTPRNDAPTPGTSTTPGLRSMPGKPPGMDPIGIMASALRTPISITSSYATPFAMMSHHEMNGSLTSPSAYAGLHNIPPQMSAAAAAAAAAYGRSPMVSFGAVGFDPHPPMRATGLPSSLASIPGGKPAYSFHVSADGQMQPVPFPHDALAGPGIPRHARQINTLSHGEVVCAVTISNPTRHVYTGGKGCVKIWDISQPGSKSPISQLDCLNRDNYIRSCKLLPDGRTLIVGGEASTLTIWDLASPTPRIKAELTSSAPACYALAISPDAKVCFSCCSDGNIAVWDLHNQTLVRQFQGHTDGASCIDISHDGTKLWTGGLDNTVRSWDLREGRQLQQHDFTSQIFSLGYCPTGEWLAVGMESSNVEVLHHTKPDKYQLHLHESCVLSLKFAYCGKWFVSTGKDNLLNAWRTPYGASIFQSKESSSVLSCDISADDKYIVTGSGDKKATVYEVIY; this comes from the exons ACAGAGATTGCGAAGAGACTGAACACAATTTTAGCCCAGATCATGCCCTTCCTGTCACAAGAG CACCAGCAGCAGGTGGCTCAGGCAGTGGAGCGTGCCAAGCAGGTCACCATGACAGAGCTGAACGCCATCATCGGGGTACGTGGACTCCCCAATCTGCCTCTCACC cagcagctccagGCGCAGCACCTCTCCCATGCCACGCATGGCCCCCCTGTACAACTGCCGCCCCACCCATCAGGCCTCCAGCCTCCTGGGATCCCCCCAGTGACGGGAAGCAGCTCTGGACTGCTGGCACTTGGCGCCCTGGGCAGCCAGGCCCACCTGTCGGTGAAGGATGAGAAGAACCACCATGAACTTGATCATCGAG AGAGAGAATCCAGTGCG AATAATTCAGTGTCACCCTCAGAAAGCCTCAGGGCCAGCGAGAAGCACCGGGGCTCTGCAGACTACAGCATGGAAGCCAAGAAGCGGAAGGCCGAGGAGAAGGACAGCCTGAGCCGATAC GACAGTGATGGGGACAAGAGTGATGATCTGGTGGTGGATGTTTCTAACGAG GACCCAGCAACGCCCCGGGTCAGCCCGGCACACTCCCCTCCTGAAAATGGACTGGACAAGGCCCGGGGCCTGAAAAAGGATGCCCCCACCAGCCCCGCCTCAGTGGCCTCCTCCAGCAGTACACCTTCTTCCAAGACCAAAGACCTTGGTCAT AATGACAAATCCTCAACGCCTGGCCTCAAGTCCAACACACCAACTCCAAGGAATGATGCCCCGACCCCAGGCACCAGCACAACCCCGGGGCTCCGCTCAATGCCAGGCAAACCTCCAGGCATGGACCCGATAGGTATAATGG CCTCAGCCCTGCGCACGCCTATCTCCATCACCAGCTCCTATGCCACACCCTTTGCCATGATGAGCCACCACGAGATGAACGGCTCCCTCACCAGCCCAAGCGCCTACGCTGGCCTCCACAACATCCCGCCCCAGATgagtgccgccgccgccgctgcagCTGCTGCCTATGGCCGATCGCCAATGGTGAGCTTTGGAGCT GTTGGTTTTGACCCTCACCCTCCCATGCGGGCCACAGGCCTGCCCTCGAGCCTCGCCTCTATTCCCGGAGGGAAACC AGCCTACTCTTTCCACGTGAGCGCTGATGGGCAGATGCAGCCCGTGCCCTTCCCCCATGATGCCCTGGCAGGCCCTGGTATCCCAAGGCATGCCCGCCAGATCAACACACTCAGCCACGGGGAGGTGGTGTGTGCCGTGACCATCAGCAACCCCACGCGGCACGTCTACACGGGTGGCAAGGGCTGCGTGAAGATCTGGGATATCAGCCAGCCGGGCAGTAAGAGCCCCATCTCCCAGCTGGACTGCCTG AACAGGGACAACTACATTCGCTCCTGCAAGCTACTCCCTGATGGGCGCACACTCATCGTGGGTGGAGAGGCCAGCACACTCACCATCTGGGATCTGGCCTCACCCACACCCCGCATCAAGGCTGAGCTGACGTCCTCCGCTCCTGCCTGTTACGCCCTGGCCATTAGCCCTGATGCAAAAGTCTGCTTTTCCTGCTGCAGCGATGGGAATATTGCCGTCTGGGACCTGCACAACCAGACCCTAGTCAG GCAGTTCCAGGGCCATACAGACGGGGCCAGCTGCATAGACATCTCCCACGATGGCACCAAGCTGTGGACTGGGGGCCTGGACAACACCGTGCGCTCCTGGGATCTGCGGGAGGGCCGGCAGCTGCAGCAGCATGACTTTACCTCCCAG ATCTTCTCACTAGGTTACTGCCCCACTGGGGAGTGGCTGGCTGTGGGCATGGAGAGCAGCAACGTGGAGGTATTGCACCACACCAAGCCCGACAAGTACCAGCTGCACCTGCACGAGAGCTGCGTGCTGTCCCTCAAGTTTGCCTACTGTG GCAAGTGGTTTGTGAGCACGGGGAAAGATAACCTTCTCAATGCCTGGAGGACACCTTACGGAGCCAGCATCTTCCAG tCTAAAGAATCCTCGTCTGTCTTGAGTTGTGACATTTCAGCGGATGACAAATATATTGTAACAGGCTCTGGTGACAAGAAGGCCACAGTTTATGAGGTCATCTACTAA
- the Tle3 gene encoding transducin-like enhancer protein 3 isoform X9 — translation MYPQGRHPAPHQPGQPGFKFTVAESCDRIKDEFQFLQAQYHSLKVEYDKLANEKTEMQRHYVMYYEMSYGLNIEMHKQTEIAKRLNTILAQIMPFLSQEHQQQVAQAVERAKQVTMTELNAIIGQQLQAQHLSHATHGPPVQLPPHPSGLQPPGIPPVTGSSSGLLALGALGSQAHLSVKDEKNHHELDHRERESSANNSVSPSESLRASEKHRGSADYSMEAKKRKAEEKDSLSRYDSDGDKSDDLVVDVSNEDPATPRVSPAHSPPENGLDKARGLKKDAPTSPASVASSSSTPSSKTKDLGHNDKSSTPGLKSNTPTPRNDAPTPGTSTTPGLRSMPGKPPGMDPIGIMASALRTPISITSSYATPFAMMSHHEMNGSLTSPSAYAGLHNIPPQMSAAAAAAAAAYGRSPMVSFGAVGFDPHPPMRATGLPSSLASIPGGKPAYSFHVSADGQMQPVPFPHDALAGPGIPRHARQINTLSHGEVVCAVTISNPTRHVYTGGKGCVKIWDISQPGSKSPISQLDCLNRDNYIRSCKLLPDGRTLIVGGEASTLTIWDLASPTPRIKAELTSSAPACYALAISPDAKVCFSCCSDGNIAVWDLHNQTLVRQFQGHTDGASCIDISHDGTKLWTGGLDNTVRSWDLREGRQLQQHDFTSQIFSLGYCPTGEWLAVGMESSNVEVLHHTKPDKYQLHLHESCVLSLKFAYCGKWFVSTGKDNLLNAWRTPYGASIFQSKESSSVLSCDISADDKYIVTGSGDKKATVYEVIY, via the exons ACAGAGATTGCGAAGAGACTGAACACAATTTTAGCCCAGATCATGCCCTTCCTGTCACAAGAG CACCAGCAGCAGGTGGCTCAGGCAGTGGAGCGTGCCAAGCAGGTCACCATGACAGAGCTGAACGCCATCATCGGG cagcagctccagGCGCAGCACCTCTCCCATGCCACGCATGGCCCCCCTGTACAACTGCCGCCCCACCCATCAGGCCTCCAGCCTCCTGGGATCCCCCCAGTGACGGGAAGCAGCTCTGGACTGCTGGCACTTGGCGCCCTGGGCAGCCAGGCCCACCTGTCGGTGAAGGATGAGAAGAACCACCATGAACTTGATCATCGAG AGAGAGAATCCAGTGCG AATAATTCAGTGTCACCCTCAGAAAGCCTCAGGGCCAGCGAGAAGCACCGGGGCTCTGCAGACTACAGCATGGAAGCCAAGAAGCGGAAGGCCGAGGAGAAGGACAGCCTGAGCCGATAC GACAGTGATGGGGACAAGAGTGATGATCTGGTGGTGGATGTTTCTAACGAG GACCCAGCAACGCCCCGGGTCAGCCCGGCACACTCCCCTCCTGAAAATGGACTGGACAAGGCCCGGGGCCTGAAAAAGGATGCCCCCACCAGCCCCGCCTCAGTGGCCTCCTCCAGCAGTACACCTTCTTCCAAGACCAAAGACCTTGGTCAT AATGACAAATCCTCAACGCCTGGCCTCAAGTCCAACACACCAACTCCAAGGAATGATGCCCCGACCCCAGGCACCAGCACAACCCCGGGGCTCCGCTCAATGCCAGGCAAACCTCCAGGCATGGACCCGATAGGTATAATGG CCTCAGCCCTGCGCACGCCTATCTCCATCACCAGCTCCTATGCCACACCCTTTGCCATGATGAGCCACCACGAGATGAACGGCTCCCTCACCAGCCCAAGCGCCTACGCTGGCCTCCACAACATCCCGCCCCAGATgagtgccgccgccgccgctgcagCTGCTGCCTATGGCCGATCGCCAATGGTGAGCTTTGGAGCT GTTGGTTTTGACCCTCACCCTCCCATGCGGGCCACAGGCCTGCCCTCGAGCCTCGCCTCTATTCCCGGAGGGAAACC AGCCTACTCTTTCCACGTGAGCGCTGATGGGCAGATGCAGCCCGTGCCCTTCCCCCATGATGCCCTGGCAGGCCCTGGTATCCCAAGGCATGCCCGCCAGATCAACACACTCAGCCACGGGGAGGTGGTGTGTGCCGTGACCATCAGCAACCCCACGCGGCACGTCTACACGGGTGGCAAGGGCTGCGTGAAGATCTGGGATATCAGCCAGCCGGGCAGTAAGAGCCCCATCTCCCAGCTGGACTGCCTG AACAGGGACAACTACATTCGCTCCTGCAAGCTACTCCCTGATGGGCGCACACTCATCGTGGGTGGAGAGGCCAGCACACTCACCATCTGGGATCTGGCCTCACCCACACCCCGCATCAAGGCTGAGCTGACGTCCTCCGCTCCTGCCTGTTACGCCCTGGCCATTAGCCCTGATGCAAAAGTCTGCTTTTCCTGCTGCAGCGATGGGAATATTGCCGTCTGGGACCTGCACAACCAGACCCTAGTCAG GCAGTTCCAGGGCCATACAGACGGGGCCAGCTGCATAGACATCTCCCACGATGGCACCAAGCTGTGGACTGGGGGCCTGGACAACACCGTGCGCTCCTGGGATCTGCGGGAGGGCCGGCAGCTGCAGCAGCATGACTTTACCTCCCAG ATCTTCTCACTAGGTTACTGCCCCACTGGGGAGTGGCTGGCTGTGGGCATGGAGAGCAGCAACGTGGAGGTATTGCACCACACCAAGCCCGACAAGTACCAGCTGCACCTGCACGAGAGCTGCGTGCTGTCCCTCAAGTTTGCCTACTGTG GCAAGTGGTTTGTGAGCACGGGGAAAGATAACCTTCTCAATGCCTGGAGGACACCTTACGGAGCCAGCATCTTCCAG tCTAAAGAATCCTCGTCTGTCTTGAGTTGTGACATTTCAGCGGATGACAAATATATTGTAACAGGCTCTGGTGACAAGAAGGCCACAGTTTATGAGGTCATCTACTAA
- the Tle3 gene encoding transducin-like enhancer protein 3 isoform X4 — MYPQGRHPAPHQPGQPGFKFTVAESCDRIKDEFQFLQAQYHSLKVEYDKLANEKTEMQRHYVMYYEMSYGLNIEMHKQTEIAKRLNTILAQIMPFLSQEHQQQVAQAVERAKQVTMTELNAIIGVRGLPNLPLTQQLQAQHLSHATHGPPVQLPPHPSGLQPPGIPPVTGSSSGLLALGALGSQAHLSVKDEKNHHELDHRERESSANNSVSPSESLRASEKHRGSADYSMEAKKRKAEEKDSLSRYDSDGDKSDDLVVDVSNEDPATPRVSPAHSPPENGLDKARGLKKDAPTSPASVASSSSTPSSKTKDLGHNDKSSTPGLKSNTPTPRNDAPTPGTSTTPGLRSMPGKPPGMDPIASALRTPISITSSYATPFAMMSHHEMNGSLTSPSAYAGLHNIPPQMSAAAAAAAAAYGRSPMVSFGAVGFDPHPPMRATGLPSSLASIPGGKPAYSFHVSADGQMQPVPFPHDALAGPGIPRHARQINTLSHGEVVCAVTISNPTRHVYTGGKGCVKIWDISQPGSKSPISQLDCLNRDNYIRSCKLLPDGRTLIVGGEASTLTIWDLASPTPRIKAELTSSAPACYALAISPDAKVCFSCCSDGNIAVWDLHNQTLVRQFQGHTDGASCIDISHDGTKLWTGGLDNTVRSWDLREGRQLQQHDFTSQIFSLGYCPTGEWLAVGMESSNVEVLHHTKPDKYQLHLHESCVLSLKFAYCGKWFVSTGKDNLLNAWRTPYGASIFQSKESSSVLSCDISADDKYIVTGSGDKKATVYEVIY, encoded by the exons ACAGAGATTGCGAAGAGACTGAACACAATTTTAGCCCAGATCATGCCCTTCCTGTCACAAGAG CACCAGCAGCAGGTGGCTCAGGCAGTGGAGCGTGCCAAGCAGGTCACCATGACAGAGCTGAACGCCATCATCGGGGTACGTGGACTCCCCAATCTGCCTCTCACC cagcagctccagGCGCAGCACCTCTCCCATGCCACGCATGGCCCCCCTGTACAACTGCCGCCCCACCCATCAGGCCTCCAGCCTCCTGGGATCCCCCCAGTGACGGGAAGCAGCTCTGGACTGCTGGCACTTGGCGCCCTGGGCAGCCAGGCCCACCTGTCGGTGAAGGATGAGAAGAACCACCATGAACTTGATCATCGAG AGAGAGAATCCAGTGCG AATAATTCAGTGTCACCCTCAGAAAGCCTCAGGGCCAGCGAGAAGCACCGGGGCTCTGCAGACTACAGCATGGAAGCCAAGAAGCGGAAGGCCGAGGAGAAGGACAGCCTGAGCCGATAC GACAGTGATGGGGACAAGAGTGATGATCTGGTGGTGGATGTTTCTAACGAG GACCCAGCAACGCCCCGGGTCAGCCCGGCACACTCCCCTCCTGAAAATGGACTGGACAAGGCCCGGGGCCTGAAAAAGGATGCCCCCACCAGCCCCGCCTCAGTGGCCTCCTCCAGCAGTACACCTTCTTCCAAGACCAAAGACCTTGGTCAT AATGACAAATCCTCAACGCCTGGCCTCAAGTCCAACACACCAACTCCAAGGAATGATGCCCCGACCCCAGGCACCAGCACAACCCCGGGGCTCCGCTCAATGCCAGGCAAACCTCCAGGCATGGACCCGATAG CCTCAGCCCTGCGCACGCCTATCTCCATCACCAGCTCCTATGCCACACCCTTTGCCATGATGAGCCACCACGAGATGAACGGCTCCCTCACCAGCCCAAGCGCCTACGCTGGCCTCCACAACATCCCGCCCCAGATgagtgccgccgccgccgctgcagCTGCTGCCTATGGCCGATCGCCAATGGTGAGCTTTGGAGCT GTTGGTTTTGACCCTCACCCTCCCATGCGGGCCACAGGCCTGCCCTCGAGCCTCGCCTCTATTCCCGGAGGGAAACC AGCCTACTCTTTCCACGTGAGCGCTGATGGGCAGATGCAGCCCGTGCCCTTCCCCCATGATGCCCTGGCAGGCCCTGGTATCCCAAGGCATGCCCGCCAGATCAACACACTCAGCCACGGGGAGGTGGTGTGTGCCGTGACCATCAGCAACCCCACGCGGCACGTCTACACGGGTGGCAAGGGCTGCGTGAAGATCTGGGATATCAGCCAGCCGGGCAGTAAGAGCCCCATCTCCCAGCTGGACTGCCTG AACAGGGACAACTACATTCGCTCCTGCAAGCTACTCCCTGATGGGCGCACACTCATCGTGGGTGGAGAGGCCAGCACACTCACCATCTGGGATCTGGCCTCACCCACACCCCGCATCAAGGCTGAGCTGACGTCCTCCGCTCCTGCCTGTTACGCCCTGGCCATTAGCCCTGATGCAAAAGTCTGCTTTTCCTGCTGCAGCGATGGGAATATTGCCGTCTGGGACCTGCACAACCAGACCCTAGTCAG GCAGTTCCAGGGCCATACAGACGGGGCCAGCTGCATAGACATCTCCCACGATGGCACCAAGCTGTGGACTGGGGGCCTGGACAACACCGTGCGCTCCTGGGATCTGCGGGAGGGCCGGCAGCTGCAGCAGCATGACTTTACCTCCCAG ATCTTCTCACTAGGTTACTGCCCCACTGGGGAGTGGCTGGCTGTGGGCATGGAGAGCAGCAACGTGGAGGTATTGCACCACACCAAGCCCGACAAGTACCAGCTGCACCTGCACGAGAGCTGCGTGCTGTCCCTCAAGTTTGCCTACTGTG GCAAGTGGTTTGTGAGCACGGGGAAAGATAACCTTCTCAATGCCTGGAGGACACCTTACGGAGCCAGCATCTTCCAG tCTAAAGAATCCTCGTCTGTCTTGAGTTGTGACATTTCAGCGGATGACAAATATATTGTAACAGGCTCTGGTGACAAGAAGGCCACAGTTTATGAGGTCATCTACTAA
- the Tle3 gene encoding transducin-like enhancer protein 3 isoform X7, which translates to MYPQGRHPAPHQPGQPGFKFTVAESCDRIKDEFQFLQAQYHSLKVEYDKLANEKTEMQRHYVMYYEMSYGLNIEMHKQTEIAKRLNTILAQIMPFLSQEHQQQVAQAVERAKQVTMTELNAIIGVRGLPNLPLTQQLQAQHLSHATHGPPVQLPPHPSGLQPPGIPPVTGSSSGLLALGALGSQAHLSVKDEKNHHELDHRERESSANNSVSPSESLRASEKHRGSADYSMEAKKRKAEEKDSLSRYDSDGDKSDDLVVDVSNEDPATPRVSPAHSPPENGLDKARGLKKDAPTSPASVASSSSTPSSKTKDLGHNDKSSTPGLKSNTPTPRNDAPTPGTSTTPGLRSMPGKPPGMDPIASALRTPISITSSYATPFAMMSHHEMNGSLTSPSAYAGLHNIPPQMSAAAAAAAAAYGRSPMVGFDPHPPMRATGLPSSLASIPGGKPAYSFHVSADGQMQPVPFPHDALAGPGIPRHARQINTLSHGEVVCAVTISNPTRHVYTGGKGCVKIWDISQPGSKSPISQLDCLNRDNYIRSCKLLPDGRTLIVGGEASTLTIWDLASPTPRIKAELTSSAPACYALAISPDAKVCFSCCSDGNIAVWDLHNQTLVRQFQGHTDGASCIDISHDGTKLWTGGLDNTVRSWDLREGRQLQQHDFTSQIFSLGYCPTGEWLAVGMESSNVEVLHHTKPDKYQLHLHESCVLSLKFAYCGKWFVSTGKDNLLNAWRTPYGASIFQSKESSSVLSCDISADDKYIVTGSGDKKATVYEVIY; encoded by the exons ACAGAGATTGCGAAGAGACTGAACACAATTTTAGCCCAGATCATGCCCTTCCTGTCACAAGAG CACCAGCAGCAGGTGGCTCAGGCAGTGGAGCGTGCCAAGCAGGTCACCATGACAGAGCTGAACGCCATCATCGGGGTACGTGGACTCCCCAATCTGCCTCTCACC cagcagctccagGCGCAGCACCTCTCCCATGCCACGCATGGCCCCCCTGTACAACTGCCGCCCCACCCATCAGGCCTCCAGCCTCCTGGGATCCCCCCAGTGACGGGAAGCAGCTCTGGACTGCTGGCACTTGGCGCCCTGGGCAGCCAGGCCCACCTGTCGGTGAAGGATGAGAAGAACCACCATGAACTTGATCATCGAG AGAGAGAATCCAGTGCG AATAATTCAGTGTCACCCTCAGAAAGCCTCAGGGCCAGCGAGAAGCACCGGGGCTCTGCAGACTACAGCATGGAAGCCAAGAAGCGGAAGGCCGAGGAGAAGGACAGCCTGAGCCGATAC GACAGTGATGGGGACAAGAGTGATGATCTGGTGGTGGATGTTTCTAACGAG GACCCAGCAACGCCCCGGGTCAGCCCGGCACACTCCCCTCCTGAAAATGGACTGGACAAGGCCCGGGGCCTGAAAAAGGATGCCCCCACCAGCCCCGCCTCAGTGGCCTCCTCCAGCAGTACACCTTCTTCCAAGACCAAAGACCTTGGTCAT AATGACAAATCCTCAACGCCTGGCCTCAAGTCCAACACACCAACTCCAAGGAATGATGCCCCGACCCCAGGCACCAGCACAACCCCGGGGCTCCGCTCAATGCCAGGCAAACCTCCAGGCATGGACCCGATAG CCTCAGCCCTGCGCACGCCTATCTCCATCACCAGCTCCTATGCCACACCCTTTGCCATGATGAGCCACCACGAGATGAACGGCTCCCTCACCAGCCCAAGCGCCTACGCTGGCCTCCACAACATCCCGCCCCAGATgagtgccgccgccgccgctgcagCTGCTGCCTATGGCCGATCGCCAATG GTTGGTTTTGACCCTCACCCTCCCATGCGGGCCACAGGCCTGCCCTCGAGCCTCGCCTCTATTCCCGGAGGGAAACC AGCCTACTCTTTCCACGTGAGCGCTGATGGGCAGATGCAGCCCGTGCCCTTCCCCCATGATGCCCTGGCAGGCCCTGGTATCCCAAGGCATGCCCGCCAGATCAACACACTCAGCCACGGGGAGGTGGTGTGTGCCGTGACCATCAGCAACCCCACGCGGCACGTCTACACGGGTGGCAAGGGCTGCGTGAAGATCTGGGATATCAGCCAGCCGGGCAGTAAGAGCCCCATCTCCCAGCTGGACTGCCTG AACAGGGACAACTACATTCGCTCCTGCAAGCTACTCCCTGATGGGCGCACACTCATCGTGGGTGGAGAGGCCAGCACACTCACCATCTGGGATCTGGCCTCACCCACACCCCGCATCAAGGCTGAGCTGACGTCCTCCGCTCCTGCCTGTTACGCCCTGGCCATTAGCCCTGATGCAAAAGTCTGCTTTTCCTGCTGCAGCGATGGGAATATTGCCGTCTGGGACCTGCACAACCAGACCCTAGTCAG GCAGTTCCAGGGCCATACAGACGGGGCCAGCTGCATAGACATCTCCCACGATGGCACCAAGCTGTGGACTGGGGGCCTGGACAACACCGTGCGCTCCTGGGATCTGCGGGAGGGCCGGCAGCTGCAGCAGCATGACTTTACCTCCCAG ATCTTCTCACTAGGTTACTGCCCCACTGGGGAGTGGCTGGCTGTGGGCATGGAGAGCAGCAACGTGGAGGTATTGCACCACACCAAGCCCGACAAGTACCAGCTGCACCTGCACGAGAGCTGCGTGCTGTCCCTCAAGTTTGCCTACTGTG GCAAGTGGTTTGTGAGCACGGGGAAAGATAACCTTCTCAATGCCTGGAGGACACCTTACGGAGCCAGCATCTTCCAG tCTAAAGAATCCTCGTCTGTCTTGAGTTGTGACATTTCAGCGGATGACAAATATATTGTAACAGGCTCTGGTGACAAGAAGGCCACAGTTTATGAGGTCATCTACTAA